In Drosophila santomea strain STO CAGO 1482 chromosome 3L, Prin_Dsan_1.1, whole genome shotgun sequence, a single window of DNA contains:
- the LOC120449394 gene encoding cancer-related nucleoside-triphosphatase has translation MKNANTTVIITGPPGVGKTTLVHKICSALRDKGRILQGFYTEEVRGEGISQRIGFDVVTLSGKRGILSRENPGDQLRRPKVGKYSVFVRDFESLALPLLGIEDSQPEPDLLVVDEVGKMELLSKRFELAMADLLKEKRTLLVTIPERSTVDLVEQLRKSAGSNIYQVTRSNRNILAGEIIEQITKSLL, from the exons ATGAAAAACGCAAATACAACTGTTATAATTACAGGGCCACCAG GAGTAGGTAAAACCACACTGGTCCATAAAATCTGCTCGGCTCTGCGAGATAAAGGACGCATTCTTCAAGGATTCTATACAGAGGAAGTGCGCGGTGAGGGAATCAGCCAAAGAATCGGGTTCGATGTGGTCACTTTGTCCGGAAAGCGGGGAATCCTATCTCGTGAGAATCCGGGAGACCAGCTGCGGCGCCCCAAAGTGGGAAAGTATTCAGTGTTTGTGCGGGACTTTGAAAGTCTCGCTCTGCCACTACTTGGCATCGAGGATTCCCAACCAGAACCGGATCTGCTGGTCGTCGATGAAGTGGGCAAAATGGAGCTACTTAGCAAGCGGTTTGAGTTGGCCATGGCTGATCTTCTAAAGGAAAAGCGAACCCTACTGGTCACCATACCCGAGAGATCAACAGTGGATTTGGTGGAGCAGCTGAGAAAGTCAGCAGGATCGAACATCTACCAGGTGACCAGATCGAATAGGAACATTTTGGCTGGCGAAATTATAGAACAGATCACAAAATCACTtctttaa
- the LOC120449393 gene encoding DNA-directed RNA polymerase III subunit RPC5, translating into MEDEDDSVVEEIPVFLSKNLRDSLYLFQYPTKTELPNHDDSVIVNCCVKPIAQEVKVDFGLDIESAHFDRFKGEQFAVAADGKNTYGAVPPKGQERPTYKRGIMDKQAFTSSRSITDVAKYIVGIFTDREVHLSPLTSIVQMRPVLSHFDKDDKRKKAEQKAQTEDTDDDEVLQQVTVKFARGNAKNSGKEQRAGTYDGFVQRIADEPWCEAYWHSRATPTAELERQKLFATSHHGSSSLALAPGEYLRKLLPYDEHVQTVAPAAASAAAQVLPVYNKAMLKSMPLLEQLTVLLRDARMLSFSDVISILAEHVDPHVAADKVLALLPQVGILLHGNWVPKSEVVFPEKVLSHANGVSAEQMIRARDYILFRFSRTPYLFRAQVMAATQLPPAETLDVLKTVARVNNTKRWELLLPPDKEFEQKYPELVSRQEYHWTASEQHYNEMDWARETKRVRKRSTRKSESQSLTSSMPPPAMNHSTTGSVDA; encoded by the exons ATGGAAGATGAGGACGATTCCGTCGTGGAGGAG ATTCCCGTCTTCTTGTCGAAGAACCTGAGGGACAGCTTGTACCTCTTTCAATACCCCACGAAAACGGAGCTCCCAAACCACGATGATTCCGTGATTGTCAATTGCTGTGTAAAACCAATCGCCCAGGAGGTGAAAGTGGACTTCGGTCTGGACATTGAGTCGGCCCACTTCGATCGCTTCAAGGGCGAGCAATTTGCGGTGGCTGCCGACGGAAAGAACACCTATGGAGCAGTGCCCCCAAAGGGTCAGGAGCGACCCACCTACAAACGTGGCATCATGGACAAACAGGCCTTCACAAGCTCGCGTTCCATAACCGATGTGGCCAAGTACATAGTGGGCATCTTTACGGATCGGGAGGTGCATCTGTCGCCACTCACTTCCATAGTCCAAATGCGCCCTGTTCTCAGCCACTTCGATAAGGACGACAAGCGCAAAAAGGCGGAACAGAAGGCTCAAACGGAAGACACGGACGATGACGAGGTGCTGCAGCAGGTCACGGTTAAATTTGCTCGCGGTAATGCCAAAAACAGCGGAAAGGAGCAACGTGCTGGCACCTACGACGGTTTCGTCCAACGAATTGCGGATGAGCCTTGGTGCGAGGCCTACTGGCACTCtagggccacgcccaccgccgaACTGGAGCGCCAAAAGCTCTTTGCCACCAGTCACCACGGCAGTTCCTCTTTGGCTCTCGCGCCTGGCGAATATCTTCGAAAGCTTCTGCCCTACGACGAGCATGTGCAGACGGTAGCCccagctgctgcttctgctgccgCCCAAGTACTTCCCGTCTACAACAAGGCCATGCTTAAGTCCATGCCGCTGCTGGAGCAGCTTACAGTGCTACTGAGGGATGCCCGGATGCTTTCGTTCAGCGATGTCATTAGTATTCTCGCCGAGCACGTGGATCCGCATGTGGCTGCCGACAAGGTGCTGGCTTTGCTGCCCCAGGTGGGCATCCTACTGCACGGCAACTGGGTGCCAAAATCCGAGGTGGTCTTTCCCGAGAAGGTGCTCTCCCATGCGAACGGTGTGTCCGCAGAGCAGATGATTCGCGCCAGAGATTATATA CTCTTCCGTTTCTCCCGCACGCCCTACCTGTTCCGAGCTCAGGTGATGGCCGCCACCCAGTTACCTCCTGCGGAAACACTTGACGTTTTGAAGACCGTGGCCCGAGTGAATAACACAAAGCGCTGGGAGCTGCTACTGCCACCCGATAAGGAGTTCGAGCAAAAGTATCCGGAACTGGTTAGCCGACAGGAGTACCACTGGACCGCTTCTGAGCAGCACTACAACGAAATGGACTGGGCTAGGGAAACCAAACGTGTTCGCAAACGATCGACGAGGAAGAGCGAGTCCCAGTCACTGACCTCGTCCATGCCGCCACCCGCAATGAATCACTCAACAACTGGCTCCGTGGATGCGTAG
- the LOC120448893 gene encoding methyltransferase-like protein 22, with amino-acid sequence MFTVTSEIYGENNYQTTRDGGKVVSKFRFVYPEEKLAGIRTDKDGDLEVPRPKRGVIELEHSEATELRLVGLQVWRGALLLADYLFTKNDEFSGKTLMELGAGVGLTSIAAGIHNPGKIYCTDVDLGCILKLIRGNVQRNAKLLRGTISVLEFDFLASKNDHSLDLLEAIDNSDIILAADVIYCDTLTDAFISVLDNLLDRGRQTGRPKTIYMALEKRYVFTLEDCDSVAPMYEYLVRQTLNKPWIMEHLPLDFPQYFEYDRCKQLVLIKITSR; translated from the coding sequence ATGTTCACGGTCACGTCGGAGATCTACGGAGAGAACAACTACCAGACGACCCGCGACGGCGGTAAGGTGGTGTCGAAGTTCCGATTCGTCTATCCGGAGGAGAAGCTGGCGGGGATTAGGACGGATAAGGACGGCGACCTTGAGGTGCCAAGGCCAAAACGTGGCGTGATCGAATTGGAACATTCCGAGGCCACGGAGCTTCGACTGGTGGGCCTGCAGGTGTGGCGGGGAGCCCTTCTTCTGGCGGATTACCTTTTCACTAAGAATGATGAGTTTTCCGGAAAAACCTTAATGGAACTGGGAGCTGGTGTGGGCCTCACCAGCATAGCCGCCGGGATACACAACCCCGGAAAGATCTACTGCACGGATGTGGATCTGGGATGCATACTTAAGCTGATCCGCGGCAATGTCCAAAGAAATGCCAAACTCCTTCGTGGTACAATCTCAGTTCTGGAGTTTGATTTTCTCGCGTCAAAAAACGATCATTCACTGGATCTTCTGGAGGCCATAGACAACAGTGATATAATCCTAGCTGCCGATGTCATCTATTGCGATACACTTACCGATGCCTTTATCTCCGTCCTGGATAATCTCCTCGATCGGGGTCGCCAAACTGGAAGACCCAAAACGATATACATGGCACTGGAGAAGCGCTATGTGTTCACTCTGGAGGATTGTGATTCGGTGGCTCCAATGTACGAGTACCTCGTCCGACAGACGTTGAACAAGCCGTGGATCATGGAGCACTTGCCTCTGGATTTCCCCCAGTATTTCGAGTACGATCGCTGCAAGCAACTGGTTCTCATCAAGATCACCAGTCGTTAA